A stretch of the Clarias gariepinus isolate MV-2021 ecotype Netherlands chromosome 26, CGAR_prim_01v2, whole genome shotgun sequence genome encodes the following:
- the LOC128513975 gene encoding bromodomain-containing protein 9-like produces MCDNVMVYNRPETVHYKAAKKLLHTGFMMMSKEKKKKKHEKKKLETAASAPVEPFTLTKPVEVVVEERKREKFEPEAKEFYPSVKVEPEMQVDRPIRACRTQQENKSMPRQQILEHFLCLLQRKDPRGYFAFPVTDSIAPGYSMIIKHPMDFSTMKDKIAMNDYKTVTEFKADFKLMCDNVMVYNRPETVHYKAAKKLLHTGFKMMSKERLLALKHSMSFMHHMDF; encoded by the exons ATGTGCGACAACGTCATGGTGTATAACAGACCTGAGACAGTCCATTATAAAGCTGCTAAGAAGCTTCTTCACACTGGCTTCATGATGATGAGCAAA gagaagaagaagaaaaagcatgAAAAGAAGAAGCTAGAAACTGCAGCCAGCGCTCCGGTTGAGCCCTTCACCCTGACAAAGCCTGTCGAG GTGGTGGTggaggagaggaagagggaaaaGTTTGAGCCCGAGGCTAAAGAGTTTTACCCCAGCGTGAAGGTAGAGCCGGAGATGCAGGTGGACCGTCCTATCAGAGCCTGCCGCACTCAGCAAG AGAACAAAAGCATGCCTCGCCAGCAGATCCTCGAGCACTTCCTGTGTCTTCTGCAGAG GAAAGATCCTCGTGGGTATTTTGCCTTCCCCGTGACGGACTCCATCGCACCAGGATACTCCATGATCATCAAACACCCCATGGACTTCAGCACCATGAAGGACAAAATTGCTATGAACGATTACAAAACGGTCACAGAGTTTAAG GCCGACTTCAAGCTGATGTGCGACAACGTCATGGTGTATAACAGACCTGAGACAGTCCATTATAAAGCTGCTAAGAAGCTTCTTCACACTGGGTTCAAGATGATGAGCAAA GAGCGCCTGTTAGCTCTGAAGCACAGCATGTCTTTCATGCATCACATGGATTTCTGA